One Brassica napus cultivar Da-Ae chromosome A1, Da-Ae, whole genome shotgun sequence genomic region harbors:
- the LOC106448845 gene encoding uncharacterized protein LOC106448845, whose amino-acid sequence MDEEIGNSINSKENSDLEEIKNSLNSLHSFLQNQHRSDIAQIEEDALSDTENQLEEEISHSDPYSIFNVDSFTQTYDISVKSRTGKEKFNIRQALTGNRKTKSDFYGKINMVYVKLIEKADSLSELIRKLESQVAEIVTAIKRETGRLPRRTDLNPRRQVSAVLLHSGKHLATNTKNNTEIGNYAYADETCKSDSQPILLDDPHLKPSCENEKSTAENNKEKTIDLEIEEDSEIEAEIDRQTKRDDVVGRSKCNISRRTLAKRLDPGSFVLDCNIQNTRFPRSLCDHGSSVNLMPYSIAVTLGYDEFMTTPITLVLADRSIRVPEGILEDVLVKVNNCFIPTDFVVLKYRQEPKDPLILGRPFLATAGAIIDVKEGRINLNIGDI is encoded by the exons ATGGATGAAGAAATTGGAAATTCgataaattcaaaagaaaattcaGATTTGGAAGAGATCAAGAATTCCCTAAATTCACTCCACTCTTTCCTTCAGAATCAACACCGATCTGATATAGCCCAGATCGAAGAAGATGCCTTGTCTGATACGGAAAATCAATTAGAAGAAGAGATAAGCCATTCAGACCCCTATTCCATATTTAACGTTGATAGTTTCACCCAAACCTATGACATTTCTGTGAAATCACGCACAGGAAAGGAGAAGTTCAATATCAGACAAGCACTTACTGGGAACCGTAAAACAAAGTCAGATTTTTacggaaaaataaatatggtttaCGTAAAGTTAATAGAGAAAGCAGATTCTTTGAGTGAACTTATCCGAAAATTAGAAAGTCAAGTAGCTGAAATTGTGACTGCCATTAAAAGAGAAACAGGACGCCTTCCCAGGAGAACTGATTTAAATCCGAGACGTCAAGTCAGTGCTGTACTGTTGCATAGCGGAAAACATCTCGCGACAAACACGAAGAACAACACCGAAATTGGTAATTATGCCTATGCTGATGAAACATGCAAGAGTGATTCTCAGCCTATACTTCTTGATGACCCTCACCTAAAACCTTCTTGTGAAAACGAGAAGTCTACCGCTGAAAATAATAAGGAAAAGACTATAGACTTAGAAATAGAAGAAGATTCGGAAATTGAGGCCGAAATCGATCGGCA AACAAAGCGTGATGATGTTGTCGGAAGAAGTAAGTGCAATATTTCAAGGAGAACTTTAGCCAAGAGACTTGATCCTGGTAGTTTCGTCCTGGATTGCAATATACAAAACACGCGTTTTCCCCGATCACTATGTGATCATGGCTCTAGCGTAAATCTTATGCCTTACTCCATCGCAGTGACCTTAGGATATGACGAGTTCATGACAACTCCGATAACCTTAGTTCTAGCTGATCGATCTATCAGGGTACCTGAAGGAATTCTCGAAGACGTACTCGTGAAAGTTAATAACTGCTTCATACCTACGGATTTCGTCGTTTTAAAATACAGACAAGAACCAAAAGACCCCCTCATTCTGGGTCGACCGTTCCTAGCTACGGCTGGAGCGATCATAGATGTGAAGGAAGGACGTATAAATTTGAACATCGGGGACATCTGA